Genomic window (Maylandia zebra isolate NMK-2024a linkage group LG11, Mzebra_GT3a, whole genome shotgun sequence):
aaagaaagaaaaaaaccagcGCCGGCTTACATCACCCGTTACCCAGGCAACGGTGGTGACGAAACAATCTCTAGGTTCTGACTGGTTAAGCTGGAGCTGCTGAAGCCCCGTATCCATAATTCTCGGCTAATTATGTCCTGTGCTCCTGAGTGTAGCAGCTGAGGCTTCGTAGAACCTTTGGAGTATTTTTACCTCCCAGGCTGTCATGGATGAGAGCAAACAGCTCTTCTATGAGAGACAGAGATGTGAAGGTTTCACTTGAATGACAACGGGGTCAACAATTACTGGGAAAGGATTTGGAGCTTTTTGTAGGAAGTATTATCCAGTGTGAATCCATTAAAGTACATTAAAGTAACAAGAGGTGCACAGGAGAGGCAACAACAAGAAAACCTCTAAAAAGCAACATCCAGGCATCCTCCTGGCATCATTTGGACCACCAGTTTGGtcacaaacatgcacatgaGTAGCTCCCTGGAGTTGAGTTGTGCTCGACTATAGACTGAAACAGGACTCTTCGTGGATAGTAAGACACAACAAAGAACATCGTTTTCAAGGAAACTTTTATCTTTCTAAGCAGATTTTAAAATGCATCACATGTTTTCTTGTGCCTTTACTGAAATTGTGTTTACTTGCTGTATCATTTGTTGGTTTGAAAATGCTTCTGAGGCAAGACAGCAGCACGAGGTAGTAAGCTGTTGGGAATTGCATTACCAAGCTTAGAAAGCATTTATAGGGACCATGGATGGAGTAAGGCAAATAACATTGTGAAGGATGTGAGGCATCCCCCCCGCCCCTTTAAACTACTACGATCTGCACGGccctggggatgggcgtccaggtacacaccggctcactcctggtggctgtagggatgggtaccggtatccggtgccattatggcaccggttccgacataaacggtagtaaccagaccgtaaagcagtgcacatttcagtgctttttccccctgagatgtcatacactttgaattctagccaatcattttacctttccaaggatagtaggcgggcccaggtacgtacgttcttttagagcagagctacagattaaaaatgcccaaggcaaagcggtcaaaagtctggctgtagttcacagcaaaagatgcaaactcagcagcctgcaacaagtgctttaagctgatactgtgatactgtcaaaggaggtaacaccttgaatccgatgaaacacctggcgacgcatagcgggtttttttttaaagccaagaaatgcaccgtatttgatagcttgctgcgagacctcacaccgagcacatctactgcgggtgggttgcctgttatcggacccggagttagcaacatcccccaaaaacccgaagaggagagtcctggcccctagccctgccagtgtagcagaaatgatgacgtatgatgatgatggcagcagccgttcttctctgcgtgagtagcttaatgttgttcgtgtgtaatttatgttgagtaggctaaccacgttattacattaatgcacgtaaggtgaactagcaaacatcatcacagctacatgcggctgtcctcttatttgatggcagatgctcccttcaccctggctaaaaaggctaaaatgaccaaagaaaaagtggaaaacagttaaacatgagaggtttttggacaaagtttgtgttttttccattgtttaagcactgcttccagccaagagtgataccatatatgccccatagctgcagaaaaggctaaaattgttatctttttacaaaaaaacagctaaacatgagaggtttttggacaaagtgtgtgttctccattctttaagcaccggttcgagcaccgtttaagcaacggcaccgtttcaaaagtactggtttggtactggtatcgtaCCAGCCATCCCTaggtggctgcttgtcggggcctggagcctggggctcgctcgggccccttcgggggtggggtgccctcggcctcttggcctggggctcggtcactctggcacagctggctgccggcggagttCACGGGCACGtgactgcaaccccccctggcttctgctccgcagctgctgagtgagccctcatctgggactctcctcagctctttctgggatagtggcgcggctgcccctccgttggtcttccttggtctcttgtgctctgagggcctctggatgtctggagccttgatctcctccatacctgcttcatgcccaggaggacggggctgtggccccccacaccctctagcagatcattacatgaaggaaccttttaaatacaagcgcgtccatgctcacaggtgtacacacgggtgctcacacacacaaactacaccctttttggctcctacctcaaagcacactgtgtgctgtcgatgttacgtgctgcacaataatatttaatatttactgttatattcacacaGATCATcgcgatgatgttgtttattatattgctctctttttctttacttgttttctcttttttctttctcaacaggtgatccaggtgattgatatatgtattttttgtctgtttgttttgttggtttttgctttttgccctttatcaccgtcCCTCTTCcctgctctttttctttccctctctctttctcccctttcttttccccagtcaagtctgtcccgtgttcagcaaatgaaaataaaataaacaataaaagcaaaggtgaatcaaatagaccaatacagcaaggctgggatggtccatttggtaaagtaaatccgttgggcatctttctttgcctttagacaacaattctgatggcaaaagagccaaacaggacaggcaaaaaaaaaaagtcaacacatTAGTGTTTGACTTGTTCCGAGTTTTACACGGGTTTCTCTTAGATCAGGTCCAAAGTTTGAGAACCCTGGTGAGCTGGCCTGTCCCTTTTGTTGTCAGACATCAGGtcacaaaaaacaagcaaagctAACAATATACTAAATCTGTATGACAAACCGAAGAAGCGGCCAAAATAAAATTGTCAAAGCTGAATCGTGGCACAGAAGGCATAGATGCGTTTTAAGGACACTGTAAAGGAATAACAAGGCTACTTCATGTGGTCTCGTTACAGATTATTAGATCCCATTTCTCACCTAAAGAGATCATCTCCTATGGTCTcgtccctcctgctctgttgcTCCTCCTGAGACAGACAAAAATTCATTCAATTCAAAGTCATAAatcaaataataaacaaataagaGGGGCGACAGCACCTCAGCTGCATCTTTCAACCATTCATCCAGATCAGAGTTCTTGCCCCGGTTGTGAACCAGCAGATCAGATCCTCCAATAATGTGATGAAAGCCCTCCGAGCCCGGCACACGACTCTGtgtcacagacaaaaacaaaaaaacaaaaccacagacGTGGTCTTTGTCGGGTCTTAAAGTCAAATTAGAACATCTGATAAACTcagaaaaacatctttaaaaataaaggaaattttataaaaaaaagattaactGATTATgcaaaaatacttaaaacaattaaaaaacttttatttttaaactttcaCTTCATATCTTGAAATGTGAgttgtctttttttaacttaCCCAGGGGGTGACACGTATTGTTGGATGGAAAACTGAATTAACTGAATAATTTATTTAATGacttattttacatttgaaatgagcctctgctgtgtgtgtgtgtgtgtgtgtgtgtgtgtgtgtgtgtgtgtgtgtgtgtgagagtcatCACCGGCTGACCTTGCGGAAACATTTGAAGTTCTTTATGTGGCCATTGCCCTGCATCTGATTTTGCTTGGCTTTGGGAGGAGCTGCCACGGTGAGAGATTTAAACTCCACCAACAGCAGCTTCTTAGGAAGGTCTTCATCGATCTTTGACTCCTGCAACAACGCACTTCTGTCAGGCAGGCTTCTTTCTAAGACATTTATATGGTATCAAACAGCAgctaaaacagaaacacagtgcTCAGGCTATATGCAGTATGGACCCTGACAAGCTTAGGCTAAACTACCAACGCCTGGATGACAGACAGCTTCAAATAAAGGCCATGCATGCTCCAATGCGATTTCTAAAATGCTGTAATATACCGAGTATTGCaataagatatttttatgaTTTATCACCTCTTTTCAACAGCAAATTATTTCCTAAAAGTTCAACTTTATCAATATCTGGTTTATTCAATAAGATAAAGTTATCTCACTTCAGCATCACTGTCACTAAAACCAGCCATATCAATCTGCTGTCTGATTTTTACTCATGTGACTGGACCACTAGTTAGCTCTGAATTATTATTGTCCAGCTAAGTGTTGggcatttttcagtttcaagcCTCGATATTTGTTGGCCCTGCATCGATacaatatcacgatactacatcGTATCAGGTTGTTTTTTACCCCACCCCTACCTGATAGGTCTTTGAGATTCATTAAATACACACTGTTAATATAGTCACATATATAAAGCGTAAAATATTTCTTCTACTAGAAATGAGCAAGAAAACTGAGCTTGGTCttcaggaggaaaagagaacaACTCACTTGGACTTCCTGTTTGATCACAACTGGTTTCAGAGGGCTTTTAATCTCTTCTTTAGGCTGAGGAATATCTGCATTGAGTAGTTCTAAAtcctaaaaaaaagaaggtggAAACTGAGAAATAATCATTCTCAAACATAGCTGGGTTATAGTTGGGTATACTGATGTAGTTTCAGTTTCAGCTTCAGTTGTCTGCAGACTGAATTACAGACAGTAAATCATCTTTCCTCACCTCAATGAAGGACACATCATCTTCTTCAAAAGGAATCACATCTTTACTCGTACTGGCTGATGACATTTCTTCTAGTTTACTCGACCCACGATTAGCCGTTGTGCAGTCAGCTGGGTCAGCTGGCTCTGTCTTAATACGGACAGCGTGCTGTTCAGATCGCTGGCTGTTCTTCTGCAAACTCGATTCTTTCTCCGAACCTGCCTGTGGCCTTTGATTGGTTATCCCATTTTTCTCTAGGTGGACACGTTGCCTCTTGCTCGAAGACTCCGCAGTATTTAAAACTTGTTTCTGTTTAGCTGAACTGTGCTCAGGTTTTGCTTGCTGGCCTTGATTAATTGAGGGTTGCTCATCAAAGCAGTCCATATCTTCAGACATAATGGACTCCAGTTCCTCCATCTGTATCACATCTTCCATCTCCTTCCTCTTTCTACTCTGTGGTTCCTCTGAGCGAGCCTCTGACCGTCCTGCGAACAAATCAGCTGCTGACCCGAGTGGAGTCTGGGACACAGTAGCAGGGCCTCTGTGTGTAAGTGGGGGGATTTCTTCAGACATGGCCGGGGTGTGTGGTGCCCGAGCAGTGACGGATGATGCTAGTGCAGGTCGCTTTGGCTCTGACGTGACAGCCGAGGGCTCGTCCTCCAAATGCCTGGATGAGAGGATAAATTAGAGAGAGATGGGCAGAAATagataatgtttttttctttaatatatatatatatatatatatatatatatatatatatatattagagctgggtgatagaacgataacgatatgtatcgcgatataacttttactcgatagagaaattaagctatcgcgatagacctcgccgctcttgtcctcttaaaaaaaaaaaaaaaaggtcagccgatccaaattcagtagcgcagagccgaaccaatcacagccgcagcgtcacgtcgcgtgacttgttacgtacagcacaagtgccaagccgcacgtgtgtttgtttgggaagcagccagcgggtaatggagccagcgcgtaatggaggaaatgagtgtgccgactagaaaaatcaaccgagcgtgaccgaagagaaaacagatgatggttccaatgccggagagattgtcgaacggaagagccatagaagttccgtagtgtgaaggtatttcggctatttcaagtctgacaaaaaacagagtagcgtgcactgtaaattgtgccgaaagcaagtctggaaatacaataaactggtgcatgcgtcacactgtgcgccacgttattgtttcggtgaaatgaatttctacaatagtgttactgttaattctactctctgcagtgtttaaatgcttacatatacacacagttactgtccctccacacatacgactcggttctgcttctatgccccagctttgtttactttttcccaccgaggcttctagacttctgattggccaacatttctgcacggttaggaatctagcgccacctgctgctttggcatgttcatagcagcgttttgcttcatttctgcctttatgtgtggacgggattatttttcaaaacgaaaacggaaaatctccgttttcaaaaacacccgtgtacgtgtggacgtagcctcagtctctgactggaagcgctaattcatcattcggcttttgtcagactaaagtaactgttacaactgtttgaaaagctcagctatacaacaaggagagattgagaatttccttttagttctcagtttatttgatattgacaaaggttagtcagttttgtctgttcttctgtaaaacaaactaagatttatttttagaattaatactttatttctaagtggaattgacaatttagtctgtttcatttgttctattttgaaacttaaacgctttagcggctgccttttgtgtagtttgcaatatttgcctttatttagctgaaaaagtctcatgttccttaagtacatctaccctgttgaacttattatgggaaataaatatttaaaaacaagctgctgattatttcacattttacttgtgagcaacggcacatttaaatcttacaaatatagttatttggcttatatcgtgatagatatcgttatcgcctgaaatgaaaaaaacatatcgtgatatgaaaaaatctcatatcgcccagctctaaaatatatatatatatatatatatatatatatatgaaaaatatTCCTTTCATGTGGTACTACTTCCTCTTTATTCCAGTATATCAGAGATTAGTTTGCAAAGATCTGAAGTGTCATAATTTGAGGTCCCATGAGAGAAAACAGTCACACATTTGTcttcaaaactttaaaaaaaaaaaaaaaatctaaacagtGTGATTTCCTGCTGtgggttttctttttcaatccTAAACACAGATTTACCTTTTCTTGCTGGCTGGCTGAAAGAAAGTGGTCAGAGTCGACTGTTTCTGTGGAGAAGCTTGTGAAGAGATTTTTGGTTTCTGAGGAGACTTCTTCGGAGGGAAAGTCTTGGTGCCACTGTTAGTCTTAGGAGTTGATGGCTGTGGTCTGATGTCAAAACTGTCTTCacctgaaacagaaaaacactcatttttaaaaataaagatattaGCAGAACAGGTATTAGGCTGGAACATGCATAGCTGTTGACAAGGTAGATGActgaccttgaggtcaaggGCGCCATGTTTTAAACTCGTCTGAGATTTTTAGTAATTTCAAAATCCTATATCGTGTTGTTCTCGAGTTATCGTATTCACGGCACCCACAACAAAACCCTATACCTACATTTTTTATGGCCAAGGAGTAAAAATCCAGCACGGGTGCTGGATTAGTCCTCTGTTAAGCTCAGACAATGTAAGAAAACTATCAATCGCTGTATTTCTGATTCACTCATGCAGCTACCTGCTAGCTTGGATTcagacttcttcttctgtgattCTGCGTTTGCTGCAGTGGTGAGCGACGAGCTCATTGTTTCATCCACAATACACTGAGTGGTCGTTTTCTGAGCCACGAGGCTGATTACACGGAGCTGACTGGCATACTGGTGCGGCTTCTTCTCAGGCGTCTCCCCTACCGACGTCACCCCGGTGACCTCAGAAACCCGCATCCTGAAAACGCAAAAAAGTGAACTGAAACACCTCAGATGAAGAAGACGACTAAGGCAACGTTTTTGACGGGGACATCATGGTGTCTGTAAGTGcttgtctgaacctctgtgatGTCTCTGTGTTCGCTGCATACGCCGTGATGTCCTGCGATGCTGCAGGTAACACGGTCTCATCCACAGCTACGCTCTGTGACAGCGAGGCGCTTGGGATTCTGGGTGTCACTTTTGGTACAGAGTCTaagacacaaaaaagaaacaaagcaatCCAAGGAAACGtataagaaaacaaataaatatagaaactcttgtgtgttttttttgtttggtcagCCACCTGAGTCTGAGCTTGAGGGATTGCAGTATTTTTCACAGGAAGCATAGATGGCAGCCAGACCGATTTCAGACTCTGTGATGACTCGAAGGCCTTTTCTGTGCCAGTGTTAAAAGGAGAAAGATTCAGAAATAATTCAGTCAACACAAacaaatgatcaacaccctgcAGAAcaaagggagtgtgaacctttcAACGATGCTCTTCACAGAGTTTGCCCACTCTGTTGCGGAGGGAGACAGCAGAGTTTGGGAGGCACCTGTTGTAAAATCGACCACACAGCTCTGCGGAGACTCCAGCAGGTCACGAGGCAGGCTGCCCTCCTCCAGCAGCTGACTCCTGCCACCTCCAAAACTCACTGCCACACGAAGGCGCTTCAGCTGGAAACAGCACAGTAGAGCCGCATattaacacacatacacaaataaacTACAGATAAACATAGAAACATCAGTTTAGCAAGGATGCCCCTCATGCCAAACTCTTGAGTGAATATCTGCCCAGAGATTGCTTTTGGCTCCTTTGAATTTCACCTTCACTTCCTTTGCCTCCTCAGACAAAAGCTCTTTTTGCCTGGTGAAGTTTCCATAGTTATTTCAATTGTTCCAGCATCCAGCACTTCAGCTACCTGGGGAAAGTTACCCAGAGctacagagaaaacaaaagcactgtTTTCTGCTTTCATTGTGTGCGCATGCCTTCAGTTTCCTGTGAGATTTCATCCCTGCTGCACAGCAAAGCAGATAAGCAGACAATCTAAATATGATCGGTgtcatatttatttacattctAATGATAATTTGAAGCCAAAAAGTTAGCTATGCAAAGCATGGATGCAACGTAGGTTGTATAAAGTTAACAAAAATATCACATCACAGTTAGCAGAGTGTGCAcgtcaaaagaaaaacatgcaaaaaagataaaaagatgaATCCATTAGGTCTTTAACCTCATTCATCTCACATAAGAGAAAAGGCCAAACAGCAGAGATAAGTTTATGTCCCTGATGAGGTTTCATAATGTGAAAATGCCCTGCGGTGCACCAGAACTCACCTCATCTGCACAGTcaggtgtttttatttatttatccatatACGATTTATCACAATGGGACTTAACCATAAATGCCACACAAGAAGTACTGAAGTATGCGCTAATGTCTTTGTTAAATATTAGgatggatggatccatgctttcttgttatttacaccaaattctggtGCCTAAATGCAGTGAGCTTCTGCAATGTTATTGTCTGATTAGATGTTTTTGTTAAAGAGTAGTTGAATAAgtgtatctaataaagtggcagGTGAGTGTATATTGTGATTAGATCAAAAAAAGGTGACTAACCTGTTTGGCGCTGAGGAAAATAAAGGTCCGGCCACTGTAAAGCTGTTTGCGAAGTGGAACCGCTCCAAGATTAACATCGTCTTTATTCAAGCTGGGCTCATCGATCTCAGGAATGAAGcttaaaaaacacagagagaagacGGCGTTGAGCTCCGCTTCAGCGTTGCCGTGTATCCATGGGAATGGTTTGTACTGTACCTCTCGGCTTTAGGAGGCGGTAACTTCTGCTGAACAGCTCTGCTGAGCTCTGAGAAGAACTCTGGCTTCACGATGGGAcagcagcacagcagagcagaaatggtctaattaagaaaaaaaacaaaaacaaaaaagtaacgAACAAACATGCCACAGGAGCTAGCGATGGTACAAAGTCGGGTCCTGACCTTAATGGTAACTTTAACAGAAGACATAACCAGGTGGGTGCAGTCCTGAGACCAGCTGCTGACCAGCTTTCCACCCAAAGCTAGCACGACCTGAGAGAGCGACGCTTGGCCATCGTTGTCCAAACACGATGAACACACGACTGGCTGCAGATGAACCACACTAACACAAAGAGGACACGGTGATTGAGATACAACCAACCACAATCAGAACGTTTTATTAATCCAAGAGAAAATAACGAGGTCACTGTTGCGCCAAGACAGTAAGAACAGCAACAAACAAgtacaaataataaataatatgacAAAACAGCTCTCATAATAGTATAGCTAACCAAAGTTGAAACTGAGCTTGTTATTTTTTGTATGCATGCGCAGATAAAACAATCCTTTTAGAATTCATACAACTATACATTCATACAACTATACAACTCATACATGAGTTGTATAGTTGTATGAATTCTAAACTATACAACTCATGTATGAGTTGTATAGTTGTATGAATGTATAGTTGTATGAATTCTAAAAGGATTGTTTTATCTGCGCATGCATACAAAAAATAACAAGCTCATGTATGAGTTGTATACCCTACttgccaacaccagtaggcaagtagggtaaagtgtcttgcccaaggacacaacgaccaggacagagagcccagggatcgaaccggcgaccttccggttacagatgcgattcccaaccccctgagccacggtcgccccattatgaatgaatgatgaatttttatgaattattatgtctatttttttatgtttaaggacaacagatggaaattagcctttggctataatctggcatgtttacattcatgcaattttttttttacatttatgttcattaacatccactgtcctaaataaataaataaataaataaattagcttTTGTAAAAGTtctcaaaaagttgattctgttcatctggatgtagcattttcagtgggggaaacgtttcatcactcatccaattgacctcttcagtctcagctgactgcaggtttccccaaccttataaacagtacattgcacaatgactgaaactagcaccactgaatgaataatgggctgggaggtcagttccttgatcattaatatgcaaattctcatgaccatgaaacatttctcccactgaaaacgctacgtccagaacagaatcaaccttttgggatttacttacctggatgatcaAGCATGCATTAAGACATTGTGTAAAAATTCAAGAAATATAACCATATCTCTTCTGCATACCTGAATTTGCTTTGAAAAACCCCAAAAGTCACTAAATCCCCTGATTTCAGGTTCACCGGTGTTGTAATCTGTTGGTTGTTGACAAATGTACCATACTTGGAGGTGTCTTTCAGAGTCAGCGTCTAAAAAGCAGAATACATGAGAGCAATCATCACATGTTCAATGTCTTTACTGAAGATCGGTCTCAGTATTGCTATCAGCGTACATCATCTGACCAAATGTGTTGACTATGAGCCAGACTCCATCACTTTGCTGATTAGATATTAATGTGAAATAATTAATGCATTCTTGAATTATGAATAAAACCCTTTTTGGGAGGTCACGGTGACATCCAAGGGAGATAAAATGGCACAGAAGTTAAACTGTAATGAAAGTCAAGCTTTAATagacatttttatcattttagataaaatttaattttatgttttatagtCCAGCAGGTTTATGAATGTATCAATAAAAGGCATCAAgtaaacagaaagagaaagaaacaaattCAGAAGCTTCTTAAGGCAAGCAACAAGAAACCACACAGATCTGGCAAGCCAAACAATCCATATTTGGCAGCTGATAAATACTGTGGGAGCTCCACGCGAGTCTCAGAAGAACAAAACAATGTGTGAGCATGTAgcagttttttaaaattgcaattaaaatgacatcatatgtgttttattttgcaagTGCATCACTCAGCACAGCTTGCATAGCTTTTGGTAAAAACCAAATGGAGAATTTCTTAGACTGCACAACAATTACAGCTGAGTGGTGGCATGATTTACTACATTCAGGCCTAGTAATGTAGGAGTAGCGCAGCAGCACCACCTTCTGCACCAAAGTGTCATCATGCAGGCAAATATTTCACTGGTGCTTCAAGGAATACCAAGAGGATTTTTACTGATGTTCTGGTAAACcaggaaaaagacaaaaaaagtcacTAAAATGTCTTTGCTTCCTTAACATTACATATAATAAATATGTCTCAGCACAAGCTGGATTAAAGTTTAGGAATAGGCCCTAAGGATAGATTTAAAACAGGCTGGTAAAGCAGCAGATCTGACACAACGGGGTAAACTCTGAGAAACATTTGAACCCCTGGATTTGGGCTTCGTTAAATGCCTCTAAAAGCATGATGTGAAGGAGGGTGTTCACTtaagtatttaaaaacaagtaattAAATCTTAAAATCTATCAGAAAAATAACTGATAGTGTGTTCTTCCCAGTTGAAATgcaagctgcagcattttgaaacagctgcaaaactgcAATGGAAAACATTAAGACCAGCATCTACATTAGTCTAGCCTTGATCAAATAAAAGCATGCAAGATTTAAAGATTAAAGCTTGTTGTCATAGCAGTAGCAGGGTTTGTGTTGTTACATACACCGCAAACAATGAGTAAAAGGGAgtaaaaaaagcacatttaaagcCCAGGACAGCACAGCTGTATTTGATTGCAACAGATTTCActtgtgtacctaataaagttaCCACTGAGTGTgtataaactgtatataaacaCTACAACTGTTTGTTCTCTGTTCATACCACCTGATCCTTTCCCTGCCTTGTCTCACCTGCTCTGTAGCACTTAGGTGAGCGTGAGCCCTGCTGATAGACTGGTCACTCGGAAGAAGAATGTCACAATTCTTTCGGCCCACCACGTACGCTTTACCCGAGAGGAGATAGCAGGCCTCAGCTGTGAGTGACAGACGGCAGGTTAGTGattttcttatcttttcttcAACTTAAAAGTTATCCCCTTTTGAAGTTTTGCATCCAGGAATTTTTTAAgaaaattgtacattttatcTTGTAACAAACAAAACGTTATCGCAAAATGACCCACATTCTTTATATCTTTGATATTTGTTTTCTGGGTAAAATCAAAATTCCCAGAACaaacctgttttttgttttgttttgttttgggttttttgtataAATAACTAAGGGTCATGTGATAGAGCACATGACTGACAAAGCAGCGATTAAATCCTCTTCTACCTACAGGTTACCTGTGGTGTAAGAAGTTGTGCTCCTACTGTAAATCAATCCATACATAAATCGTATTAATTACATATTCAGGTCATTAATTAGAAAAAA
Coding sequences:
- the nbn gene encoding nibrin, encoding MWILTPQQQPTAEACYLLSGKAYVVGRKNCDILLPSDQSISRAHAHLSATEQTLTLKDTSKYGTFVNNQQITTPVNLKSGDLVTFGVFQSKFSVVHLQPVVCSSCLDNDGQASLSQVVLALGGKLVSSWSQDCTHLVMSSVKVTIKTISALLCCCPIVKPEFFSELSRAVQQKLPPPKAESFIPEIDEPSLNKDDVNLGAVPLRKQLYSGRTFIFLSAKQLKRLRVAVSFGGGRSQLLEEGSLPRDLLESPQSCVVDFTTGASQTLLSPSATEWANSVKSIVERKGLRVITESEIGLAAIYASCEKYCNPSSSDSDSVPKVTPRIPSASLSQSVAVDETVLPAASQDITAYAANTETSQRMRVSEVTGVTSVGETPEKKPHQYASQLRVISLVAQKTTTQCIVDETMSSSLTTAANAESQKKKSESKLAGEDSFDIRPQPSTPKTNSGTKTFPPKKSPQKPKISSQASPQKQSTLTTFFQPASKKRHLEDEPSAVTSEPKRPALASSVTARAPHTPAMSEEIPPLTHRGPATVSQTPLGSAADLFAGRSEARSEEPQSRKRKEMEDVIQMEELESIMSEDMDCFDEQPSINQGQQAKPEHSSAKQKQVLNTAESSSKRQRVHLEKNGITNQRPQAGSEKESSLQKNSQRSEQHAVRIKTEPADPADCTTANRGSSKLEEMSSASTSKDVIPFEEDDVSFIEDLELLNADIPQPKEEIKSPLKPVVIKQEVQESKIDEDLPKKLLLVEFKSLTVAAPPKAKQNQMQGNGHIKNFKCFRKSRVPGSEGFHHIIGGSDLLVHNRGKNSDLDEWLKDAAEEEQQSRRDETIGDDLFRYNPTKLSKRR